Part of the Aquamicrobium lusatiense genome is shown below.
CACCGGCAAGCCGCAGAAATTCAGGCTGAAGGATGAGGTCCGGCGGGAACAGCTTTGGGATTCGCTTGGCGAAAGGGGCAGGGGATGACGCAGTTCTTTGAAGATGCATGGCAGTTCATGCCGATCCTCATGCAGGGCGCCTATGTCACCATTCAGGTGGCTTTCCTGTCGCTCGCCCTGTCATCGGTGCTGGGACTGGCGCTGGCGCTGATGCGCATGTCGAGCCTGCCCGTCCTATATGTGCCGGCGGTGACCATCATCACCGGTCTGCGCGGCATCCCGATCATCGTGCAGCTGATGTACATCTATTTCGTGCTGCCGGAGATCGGTATCGATCTCAGCGCCTTTACGGCCAGCGTGATCGGCCTCGGTGTCGCCTACAGCGCTTATCACGCCGAGAATTTCCGGGCCGCCATCCTTGCGGTGGACAAGGGCCAGTATGAGGCGGCGATGAGCATCGGCATGGGCAAGGCGCAGCTGATGCGCCGGATCATCCTGCCGCAGGCGGTGCGTATCGTGCTGCCGCCCTATGGCAACATCACCATCATGATGCTGAAGGACTCGTCGCTTGCCTCCACCATCACGGTTTCGGAGATCACCCGCGCCGGCCAGCTTATCGCTTCATCGACCTTCAAGAACATGACTGTCTTCACGCTGGTCGCCTTCATCTATCTGGTCATGAGCTTGCCGCTGACAGCGCTGAACGCATGGCTGGAACGTCGATTTGCAGCGAAGTGAGGGGCGAAACCGGATGATCGAAGTCAAAGAGGTTTCAAAATGCTTCGGGGCGCTCAGGGTCCTGAAGTCCATGTCCTTCACCGTGGCGCGCGGCGAGGTGGTTTGCCTGATCGGCCCGTCGGGCTCGGGGAAATCGACCATGCTGCGCTGCGTGAACGGGCTCGAACGCCACGATTCCGGCACCATCTCCATCGACGGCATGACCGTGGACACGACATCGAAGACGATCGGCTCCGTGCGGGCCGAGGTCGGCATGGTGTTCCAGCGCTTCAACCTGTTCCCGCACATGACTGCGCTGGGCAATATCATTGAAGGCCCCGTGCAGGTGCGCAGGCGACCGAAGGCGGCGGCAAAGGAAGAAGCCATGGCCCTGCTGCACAAGGTAGGGTTGGCAGACAAGGCCGACAGCTACCCCTCCCAGCTTTCCGGCGGGCAGCAGCAGCGCATTGCCATCGCACGCGCGCTGGCCATGAAGCCGAGGGCCATGCTGTTCGACGAGCCGACCAGCGCACTCGACCCCGAAACGGTCGGCGACGTTCTGGTGGTCATGGAAGATCTGGCGCGTGAGGGCATGACCATGCTGGTGGTGACCCATGAGATGGGGTTTGCGGCCGAGGTGGCGAACCGCGTCCTGTTCCTCGATCGCGGCGAAATTCTGGAGGAAGGCCCGCCGTCCGAATTGCTCCGGCGGCCGCAGAACGAGCGTACCCGCGACTTCCTGCAACGCGTGCTCCATCCCGGAGAAAAGGCGGCGCGCTATGACAATGGCTGAACGCGAGCGCCTGTTCTGGTCTACCGGTTTCGATCCTCTCGAAAGCGATACGATCTCTCCCGGCGAGGCCTTCGATGCGGTGGTGGTGGGAGCCGGTTATGGCGGCCTGAGCGCTGCGCTCGAACTGTCGCGGCAGGGCATGCATGTGCTCGTCGTCGATGCGCGCCGCATCGGTGACGGAGCCTCCTCACGGGCAGCAGGCTCGCTCGCCAATGTTCCGAAGGCGCGGCTGCACGAACTCGCTGGCAGCTACGGAGAGGAGACGGCGCAAGCCGTCTATCGCGAAGCCGTTCTGGCGCGCGCCCATACGGAGCGCATCATCGCCGACCATGCGATCGGCTGCGATCTTCGCCGCTGCACGCGCGTCATGGCCGCTCACAGCGAAAAGTCGATGCGGCGCCTGCAATCGGAATTTCCGGCCATGAAGACGCGCATTCCCGAGGCCCGGCTGCTTTCGGCACAGGAACTGCGCGGCTTCATCGGCAGCGACGTCTACCGTGGCGGCATGCTGGTTCCGGATTCGGCCACCGTCAATCCGGCCGCCTATCAGTACGGGCTTGCCCGGGCGGCGCGGGCCCAGGCGGCCAAGCTGTTGCAGAACACCCGAATGATCGGCCTGAAGCCGGTTGCCGGAGGTGTAGAGGTAGAGCTTGAATCTCTGGGCAGGGTGACGGCTGCCCATGTCGTTCTGGCGACGAATGCCGAGACCGGGCCCGACACGCCCCTGTCGGCGCAATTGGCAAGATCGATCGCGGCGGTTCCGGCCTTTTGCGTCGTCACCGAGAAGCTGCCGCCCGATCGTCTGGCAAAGGTGATCCGCGGGGCGGAGATCTTCGGCGATACGCGCAAGGTGCTGAACTACATGGCGCTGTCGCCCTGCGGAACCAGACTGGTCTACAGCGCCCGCGCCGGATTTCAGGAAGGCAGCACCGCCGACAAGGCGCGACGCATCATGAAAGCCTTTGAACGACGGTTTCCGCAAACGCGGGGCCTCGCCATGGACTTCTTCTGGTCCGGGCGCTTTGCCATCACGGCCGATCTCATTCCCCATACGGGCAACAGCGACAGGGTGCACTGGATGATCGGCTGCTGCGGCACCGGCATCACCATGTCGAGCTATCTCGGCCACAAGATTGCGCGCCGCATTCTGGGCGCGGCCGATGCCGATACCGTGTTCCGGCTTCCGCTGCCCTCCATGCCGGCATGGCAGAGGCGACCGGCGCTGCTGGGCGCGGCCATCCGTGTTTACCGCGTCTACGACCGCTACATGAAATAGGCCGGAGGGCCGTGCGGCCATTGCAGCGGACCGCAAAGGGAGGTTTGAACATGCTTGTGATGGACGATGCGGCGATTGCCGCACTTGGCGTGCGTGCAATCGATCTGGCGGGGCCGGTGTCCCGCGCGCTGGCCGCCCATGCGCTGGGTGAAATGCTGGTCGAACCGAAGCGGATGCAGTTGGCCGCTTCCGGCGCCTATGCCATCGGCACGCATGGCCTGTGGCAGGAACAGGACCGCGCCTTCTTTCACAATCTGGTCGGTCTGGACCGCGAGCCGGTCAAAGGCGCACGCTCCACCTATCGCTCGGCGCAGGTGCTGTTCCGGTCCAGCGATGCGATGCCTCTGCTGACCATCCACGGCAACATGATGAGCAGCGTGCTGCCGGTGGTGATGACCCTGATCGCCGCGCAGAAATTCGCGCCGCAAAGCGTGGAGGCCGTTTCCTTCATCGGTGCGGGATTGCAGGCAAGGCTCCATCTCGATGCGCTGACAGCGATGTTTCCGCTGAAGCGGATCTTTTCGCATTCGCGCTCGCGCAACTCGTCGCAGGCGCTGGCCGACTATGCAGCCGCGCGCGGCATCCCGACGGTCATCTGCGATGATCCGCAGGAAGCGGTGCGCGGCGGCGACATCGTCGTTTCCTCCATCTCGGAATCCTTCGGTGTCGAGCCTTTCCTGGAGACCGGATGGCTGAAGCCCGATGCCCTGCTTTCCTCGGTCGACATGCTGCGGCCATGGCGAGGGGCGCGCGAGCTGCTGGTGATCGCCGATGACGCCCTTCAGGCCCGGCAGATGATCGAGGCCGGCAGGGTGCCCGGCGTTTTCCCGATCGATCATGAGCTGGGTGGGCTGCTGGCCGGAGAAAAGCCGTCGCGCAAGGGCGAACCGGCACCTGTGGTCCTGTTCCATCCGGGCTGTTGCGCGGGGCTCTTCGGCATGGCCTCGGCCTTGCATGAAATCCATGAATTATCTACCGAAAGGTAATTTGCGTGCTTGCAGAACTCTCGTTAAACCTCTGAAGACGGGAAAAATCCTTTAATTTGGAGTTTTTCCAAAAAGCTGGTTGATTGAGACGTTTGTTTATTCTACCATTTGGTAAGTTAATAAGGTGAGGAATTAACCGGGAGGAGTGGGGGAGGCCGGGCGCTCCGTGCGCAGAGGCTTTTCAGATAGCTCCGCGATTTTCCAGAATTTGAGACGCTTCGCGACCCGGAGAGCGGGCGGGTGTTCTCAGGCATCAGACCAACGGAGACAGAAAGACCATGTCGGACAAGACCTACATCACGATGGAGCGCCGCGATCGCGTCGGCTATGTGACCCTCAACCGGCCGGACAAGCTGAACGCCATGCCCCGCAAGATGTATCAGGAGATTTCGGCCGGCCTGCAGGAATATGATGCGGACGACGACATCTGGGTGATCGTGGTGCGTGGCGCGGGCGATCGCGCTTTCTCCGCCGGTGCGGATCTTGAGCTCCTGCATGGCTCGCTGACGACGGGCCCGTTTGAATGGAAGCCGTTCAAGGCAGACCGCTTCGACATGGGGCTGCAGGTGTCCAAGCCGGTGATCGCGGCCGTGCATGGCTTCTGTCTCGCCGGCGGCATGGAACTGGCGATGAGCTGCGACATCCGCATCGCCGCGGACAATGCGATGTTTGCCGCGCCGGAGGTGAAGTGGAGCGTGCTGCATGGCTTCGGTGCGCTGGTGATGCCACGCTCGGCGCCGCTTGGAGCGGTGATGGAGCTGCTGATGACCGGCCGCCGCTTCGATGCGCAGGAGGCCTATCGGCTTGGCATCGTCAATCGCGTGGTTCCGGTCGCCGATCTTCAGAAGACGGTCGACGATCTGGCCGACGAGATCTGCCGCAATGGGCCGCTGGCGGTGCGTATGACCAAGGAGATCGTTCTGCGCGGTCGCGAACTGCCGCTCAACGATGGCTTGCGCATCTATCGCGAGCTGAACAAGCTCATCCATCTGACCGAGGATTCGACGGAAGGTGCCAAGGCCTGGGCGGAGCGCCGTCCGGCGCGTTACGCTGCCCGCTGAGCCTTTCCTTCTATGGGGAAAGTGCCCATAAAAACCGGCCGGTTCTGTTCATAGTCTTTCACTGTGGATACTGTGCCGGTTCACAGGAAGAAGCAGCCCCGCCAAGGGGCTGCCGGAAGGTCGGGAACCAGGAACATGGCCACAAACGCCGGGAAGGCAGAGCAGCCGGCTCCAAAGCCAAGGCGTCGCCTCAGGGCTGAGGAACGATGGGAGCAGATTCTCACTGTCTCCGCCGAGCTTTTTTCGTCCAAGGGCTATCACGGGGCTTCGCTTGATGACATCGGCGAGCGGCTTGGCATCCAGAAGGCTGCGCTCTACCACTATGTCCGCAGCAAGGAGGACATACTGGTCGAGATCTACGACCGGATGTTGACCAAAGCCGAGGCCGAGGTGCTGCCGATCGCGGATGAGGCTTTCTCGCCCGATGAGCGGCTGCGTCGCATGGTTTCCAGCTATATCGGGCTGATGATCGAGCAGGCCGATATGTGGTCGCTGATCCACTTCCAGCAGAATGCGCTGCCTGCCGCCAACTATGAGGCAACGCTGCGCCGCAAACGGACCTTTGAAAAGAAATTCGAGGCGGTGGTGCGTGAAGGTCAGGCATCCGGCCTGTTCAAGCCGATGCCGACGCGCCTCATGGTGCTGTCGCTGTTCGGCATGTGCAACTATGTCCATCACTGGATAAAGTTCGCGCCTTTCCCTAAGGACGAAATCACGGGAGTGGTCTGCGAGATTCTGGAGCGCGGTTTCATCGATGACGGCAGCAGGCGCGTCGGTGCCTGGCCCCGATATGTGGAAACCACCGACGCCATGGCCGAGACCGCTGCCCGCCTGGATGCGCTGAACGAGCAGGTCAGGGAATTGCAGGGCGCCTTCGAGCGCGACCGCCACAGGCTGATCGACGGCTTTGCCGGTTCCATGGCGAATGAAGGCGCTGGGCAGCAAAAGCCGGATAAGGCCGGCGCTGCTCCGCCGCCGGGACGGAAATCGTCTTCCACAAAATCTGAAAATAAAAAGCCGGCTAAGTAAGACGCTGATTTTTTATCCGGGTTGAACCGGCGCACCGAGCGCCGATGGATAAAACACACCCCAACGATGCAGGAACATCATGATTGATCTGAATGGGAAAGTTGCCGTCATCACGGGGTCGAGCCGGGGCATCGGCAAGGCGATCGCAGAGGCGTATGCGAAGGCTGGAGCTTCCGTTGTGGTCTCCAGCCGCAAGGCCGATGCATGCGAGGAGGTGGCTGCCGCGCTGCGTGCTGAGGGGCATAAGGCGTTTGCCCATGCGTGTCATATCGGACGCAAGGAGGATCTGCGGGGTCTGGCAGACGCCACCGAGGCGCATTTCGGACCCATCGACATTCTCGTCTGCAACGCGGCGGTCAATCCCGTCTACGGCACCATGGGCGAGCTGAGCGACGCGGCCTTCGACAAGATCATGGACGCCAATGTGAAGGGCACATTCTGGCTGTGCAACATGGTCATCCCGCAGATGGCGCAGCGCGGCGGCGGATCTGTCATCCTGCTGTCGAGCATTGCCGGTTTGCGCGGCACCACCACTATCGGCTGCTACGGCATGTCAAAGGCGGCCGAGGCAGCTCTGGCGCGCAATCTGGCGCTGGAATGGGGGCCGTCGAATGTCCGCGTCAACGCCATCGCGCCGGGGCTGATCGCCACCGATTTCGCCAGAGCGCTGATCGAGGATCCGGAGCGGCTGGCGCGGGTCGAGAGCCGCACGCCGCTGCGTCGCATCGGCCGCCCGGAAGAAATAGCCGGCGTCGCTCTGTTCCTCGCCTCCGACCTGTCATCCTATGTCACGGGGCAGGTTCTGGTGGCTGACGGCGGCGAAATGGCGTCCTGACCATGTCATTGCTTGTCGATCCACTACCCTCTCATCGCTTCGACGAGGCAGCGCTGCAGGACTATCTTGCCGCAAACCTCCCTGAAGCCTCCGGCCCGTTCCGTATTCTGCAATTTCAGGGTGGCCAGTCCAACCCGACCTTTCTGCTGGAAGGCGAGAGCTGGCGCATGGTGCTGCGCAAGAAGCCGTCCGGGACGCTGCTGAAATCGGCCCATCAGGTGGAGCGCGAGTACCGCGTCATCAGCGCCCTGCAAGGCTCGGCTGTGCCGGTGCCGCGCAGTTTCCTGCTGTGCGAGGATGAAGGGGTCATCGGCACGCCCTTCTATCTGATGGACTATGTCGAGGGTCGTGTCTTCGATCTCCCGCATATGCCCGACAGTTCACCACATGAGCGCACCGCCTGCTATCAGGCGATGATTTCTACCATGGCCGCCCTTCACAATGTCGACTGGGCGGCGGCGGGGCTGGCCGATTTCGGCCGGCCGGGCAATTACATCGTGCGCCAGCTCGACAGATGGTCGAAGCAATATCGCGATTCTGCCGCGGGTGATGCCGATCCGCTGGTCGAGGACATCATCGTCTGGCTGGAGAAGAACCTGCCGGCGGAGGCGAGAACCACGCTGGCCCATGGCGATTTCCGGCTGGGCAATCTGGTGTTCGACCGGCACGAGCCGGTTGTGCGCGCCGTGCTCGACTGGGAGCTTTCGACGCTTGGCGATCCGCTGGGCGATCTTGCCTATTGCTGCCTGCCGTATCACCTGCCGGCAGATGGAGAAAATGCAAAGGGTCTGCTGGGGCTCGACCTGAAGGAACTTGGCATTCCCCGTGAGGAAGAATTGCTAGCCACATATGGAGCGGCGACAGGGCGAAGTGGGATCAACGACTGGACCTTCTACCTCGTCTTTTCGCTGTTTCGGCTGAT
Proteins encoded:
- a CDS encoding amino acid ABC transporter ATP-binding protein; protein product: MIEVKEVSKCFGALRVLKSMSFTVARGEVVCLIGPSGSGKSTMLRCVNGLERHDSGTISIDGMTVDTTSKTIGSVRAEVGMVFQRFNLFPHMTALGNIIEGPVQVRRRPKAAAKEEAMALLHKVGLADKADSYPSQLSGGQQQRIAIARALAMKPRAMLFDEPTSALDPETVGDVLVVMEDLAREGMTMLVVTHEMGFAAEVANRVLFLDRGEILEEGPPSELLRRPQNERTRDFLQRVLHPGEKAARYDNG
- a CDS encoding SDR family NAD(P)-dependent oxidoreductase, producing MIDLNGKVAVITGSSRGIGKAIAEAYAKAGASVVVSSRKADACEEVAAALRAEGHKAFAHACHIGRKEDLRGLADATEAHFGPIDILVCNAAVNPVYGTMGELSDAAFDKIMDANVKGTFWLCNMVIPQMAQRGGGSVILLSSIAGLRGTTTIGCYGMSKAAEAALARNLALEWGPSNVRVNAIAPGLIATDFARALIEDPERLARVESRTPLRRIGRPEEIAGVALFLASDLSSYVTGQVLVADGGEMAS
- a CDS encoding phosphotransferase, with the protein product MSLLVDPLPSHRFDEAALQDYLAANLPEASGPFRILQFQGGQSNPTFLLEGESWRMVLRKKPSGTLLKSAHQVEREYRVISALQGSAVPVPRSFLLCEDEGVIGTPFYLMDYVEGRVFDLPHMPDSSPHERTACYQAMISTMAALHNVDWAAAGLADFGRPGNYIVRQLDRWSKQYRDSAAGDADPLVEDIIVWLEKNLPAEARTTLAHGDFRLGNLVFDRHEPVVRAVLDWELSTLGDPLGDLAYCCLPYHLPADGENAKGLLGLDLKELGIPREEELLATYGAATGRSGINDWTFYLVFSLFRLIAILQGVYARALQGNASSANAISVAGRRKVLARTAADMIAGK
- a CDS encoding NAD(P)/FAD-dependent oxidoreductase; the protein is MTMAERERLFWSTGFDPLESDTISPGEAFDAVVVGAGYGGLSAALELSRQGMHVLVVDARRIGDGASSRAAGSLANVPKARLHELAGSYGEETAQAVYREAVLARAHTERIIADHAIGCDLRRCTRVMAAHSEKSMRRLQSEFPAMKTRIPEARLLSAQELRGFIGSDVYRGGMLVPDSATVNPAAYQYGLARAARAQAAKLLQNTRMIGLKPVAGGVEVELESLGRVTAAHVVLATNAETGPDTPLSAQLARSIAAVPAFCVVTEKLPPDRLAKVIRGAEIFGDTRKVLNYMALSPCGTRLVYSARAGFQEGSTADKARRIMKAFERRFPQTRGLAMDFFWSGRFAITADLIPHTGNSDRVHWMIGCCGTGITMSSYLGHKIARRILGAADADTVFRLPLPSMPAWQRRPALLGAAIRVYRVYDRYMK
- a CDS encoding TetR/AcrR family transcriptional regulator — its product is MATNAGKAEQPAPKPRRRLRAEERWEQILTVSAELFSSKGYHGASLDDIGERLGIQKAALYHYVRSKEDILVEIYDRMLTKAEAEVLPIADEAFSPDERLRRMVSSYIGLMIEQADMWSLIHFQQNALPAANYEATLRRKRTFEKKFEAVVREGQASGLFKPMPTRLMVLSLFGMCNYVHHWIKFAPFPKDEITGVVCEILERGFIDDGSRRVGAWPRYVETTDAMAETAARLDALNEQVRELQGAFERDRHRLIDGFAGSMANEGAGQQKPDKAGAAPPPGRKSSSTKSENKKPAK
- a CDS encoding enoyl-CoA hydratase/isomerase family protein, which produces MSDKTYITMERRDRVGYVTLNRPDKLNAMPRKMYQEISAGLQEYDADDDIWVIVVRGAGDRAFSAGADLELLHGSLTTGPFEWKPFKADRFDMGLQVSKPVIAAVHGFCLAGGMELAMSCDIRIAADNAMFAAPEVKWSVLHGFGALVMPRSAPLGAVMELLMTGRRFDAQEAYRLGIVNRVVPVADLQKTVDDLADEICRNGPLAVRMTKEIVLRGRELPLNDGLRIYRELNKLIHLTEDSTEGAKAWAERRPARYAAR
- a CDS encoding amino acid ABC transporter permease, with amino-acid sequence MTQFFEDAWQFMPILMQGAYVTIQVAFLSLALSSVLGLALALMRMSSLPVLYVPAVTIITGLRGIPIIVQLMYIYFVLPEIGIDLSAFTASVIGLGVAYSAYHAENFRAAILAVDKGQYEAAMSIGMGKAQLMRRIILPQAVRIVLPPYGNITIMMLKDSSLASTITVSEITRAGQLIASSTFKNMTVFTLVAFIYLVMSLPLTALNAWLERRFAAK